The Syngnathus typhle isolate RoL2023-S1 ecotype Sweden linkage group LG3, RoL_Styp_1.0, whole genome shotgun sequence genome window below encodes:
- the cdkn2d gene encoding cyclin-dependent kinase 4 inhibitor D isoform X1 produces MVHMHGARGLTGAAARGNLAEVQRILEECRLHPDTVNEFGRTALQVMMMGNSKVARLLLERGADPNVQDASGTAPVHDAARTGFVDTLQILVEHGASVNVADHGGALPIHLAIREGHRHAVEFLAPLSDLGRANARGQTAVDVARASHRPDMIRLLFAHIHS; encoded by the exons ATGGTTCACATGCACGGCGCCCGAGGATTGACGGGAGCCGCGGCCAGGGGGAACCTCGCTGAGGTGCAGAGGATCCTGGAGGAATGCAGGCTGCATCCCGATACAGTCAACGAGTTCGGGAGGACAGCGCTCCAG GTGATGATGATGGGCAACTCCAAGGTAGCTCGCCTGCTCCTGGAAAGAGGAGCCGACCCCAACGTGCAGGATGCAAGCGGGACCGCCCCAGTCCACGACGCCGCCCGCACTGGCTTTGTGGACACGCTGCAGATCCTGGTGGAACACGGCGCCTCGGTGAACGTGGCAGACCATGGCGGCGCCCTGCCCATTCACTTGGCCATCCGTGAGGGCCACCGTCACGCCGTGGAGTTCCTGGCGCCGCTCTCTGACCTGGGCCGCGCCAACGCTCGCGGCCAGACGGCTGtggacgtggcccgggcgtccCACCGACCAGACATGATCCGCCTGCTGTTCGCTCACATCCATTCGTAG
- the cdkn2d gene encoding cyclin-dependent kinase 4 inhibitor D isoform X2 has product MQAASRYSQRVREDSAPVVQVMMMGNSKVARLLLERGADPNVQDASGTAPVHDAARTGFVDTLQILVEHGASVNVADHGGALPIHLAIREGHRHAVEFLAPLSDLGRANARGQTAVDVARASHRPDMIRLLFAHIHS; this is encoded by the exons ATGCAGGCTGCATCCCGATACAGTCAACGAGTTCGGGAGGACAGCGCTCCAG TTGTGCAGGTGATGATGATGGGCAACTCCAAGGTAGCTCGCCTGCTCCTGGAAAGAGGAGCCGACCCCAACGTGCAGGATGCAAGCGGGACCGCCCCAGTCCACGACGCCGCCCGCACTGGCTTTGTGGACACGCTGCAGATCCTGGTGGAACACGGCGCCTCGGTGAACGTGGCAGACCATGGCGGCGCCCTGCCCATTCACTTGGCCATCCGTGAGGGCCACCGTCACGCCGTGGAGTTCCTGGCGCCGCTCTCTGACCTGGGCCGCGCCAACGCTCGCGGCCAGACGGCTGtggacgtggcccgggcgtccCACCGACCAGACATGATCCGCCTGCTGTTCGCTCACATCCATTCGTAG